A genomic segment from Corylus avellana chromosome ca5, CavTom2PMs-1.0 encodes:
- the LOC132183291 gene encoding molybdenum cofactor sulfurase has protein sequence MPRAVEAREGRKMQSSCLNEATQVCLHSCCPTPLFSLPATENTKARSSTSAACRLDFASTTKTSIFPNTKFTNHESLPSLQESFTKFTKAYPKYSDTDQVDQIRAREYYHLSLSNHACHDYIGIGLFSYSQLQNQDPSRNEIASSSSAAPPAPPSPPRKSHFPFFSISFKTGSLKTQLLHGGGEDELESAMKKRIMGFLNISENDYSMVFTANRTSAFKLLAESYPFQSNRKLLTVYDYQSEAVEAMTNSSEKRGAQIMSAEFSWPRLRIQSAKLRKMVVSERKKKKRGLFVFPLHSRITGSRYPYIWMSIAQENGWHILIDACALGPKDMDSFGLSLFRPDFFICSFYKVFGENPSGFGCLFVKKSTIPILEASTSTGMINLVPAEKLFRFADDSSGTDTESSFSGRIQIEPARLEEEVPAELKGLGASENGESEEAADLITVGHAKSSTTGSLEMECRALDQVDSLGLILITNRARYLINWLVNSLMKLEHPNTVGIPLVRIYGPKIKFSRGPALAFNVFDWKGEKVEPVLVQKLADRSNISLSYGFLHNIWFSDKYAEEKERVLEVRGTGSSKVMDKREEKADRGITVVTAALGFLANFQDTYKLWAFVAQFLDADFVEKERWRYTALNQKTIEV, from the coding sequence ATGCCAAGAGCTGTTGAGGCAAGAGAAGGGAGAAAAATGCAGTCATCTTGCCTGAATGAGGCCACACAGGTATGCCTTCATAGCTGCTGCCCAACCCCTCTCTTCAGCCTGCCAGCAACTGAGAACACCAAGGCAAGAAGCAGCACTTCTGCAGCTTGTCGCCTTGACTTTGCATCAACAACTAAAACCTCTATCTTCCCAAACACCAAGTTTACAAACCATGAGTCTCTCCCATCTTTGCAAGAATCATTCACTAAATTCACCAAAGCTTATCCAAAGTACTCTGATACTGATCAAGTTGACCAAATACGAGCCCGGGAATATTACCATCTCTCACTCTCCAACCATGCCTGCCATGATTATATTGGTATTGGGCTCTTCTCCTATTCTCAACTGCAGAATCAGGACCCCTCAAGAAACGAGAttgcctcttcttcttctgctgctCCTCCAGCACCCCCATCACCGCCTCGAAAATCGCATTTTCCCTTCTTTAGTATATCCTTCAAGACAGGGAGCCTGAAAACGCAGCTGCTTCATGGTGGCGGAGAAGATGAGTTGGAATCTGCAATGAAGAAAAGGATCATGGGTTTTCTTAATATTTCCGAAAATGATTACTCCATGGTATTCACTGCAAACAGAACGTCAGCTTTTAAACTTTTAGCAGAATCTTACCCGTTCCAATCTAATCGGAAGCTTCTGACAGTTTATGACTATCAAAGTGAGGCGGTGGAAGCAATGACAAATAGCTCAGAGAAGAGAGGCGCCCAAATCATGTCAGCAGAATTTTCATGGCCAAGACTGAGGATTCAGTCAGCGAAGCTAAGGAAGATGGTTGTGagtgagaggaaaaaaaagaaaaggggactTTTTGTCTTCCCTCTTCATTCTAGAATAACAGGATCCAGATATCCTTATATCTGGATGAGCATAGCACAGGAGAATGGGTGGCATATCCTGATTGATGCTTGTGCATTGGGACCAAAGGACATGGACAGCTTCggcctctctctctttcgccCAGACTTCTTCATTTGTTCCTTCTACAAAGTTTTTGGGGAAAACCCATCTGGTTTTGGATGTCTATTCGTCAAGAAGTCTACTATTCCAATCCTGGAAGCTTCTACAAGTACAGGTATGATCAATCTCGTCCCAGCAGAGAAGTTGTTTCGGTTCGCAGATGATTCTTCTGGTACTGACACGGAATCGAGCTTCTCTGGTCGTATACAAATAGAGCCTGCAAGATTGGAAGAAGAGGTACCTGCAGAACTGAAAGGATTGGGAGCTTCCGAAAATGGGGAATCAGAAGAAGCTGCTGACTTAATTACAGTTGGACATGCCAAAAGCAGCACAACTGGGAGCTTGGAAATGGAATGCAGGGCCTTGGATCAGGTGGACTCATTGGGACTAATTCTGATCACTAACAGAGCAAGGTACCTGATCAATTGGCTGGTCAACTCTTTGATGAAGCTTGAGCATCCTAACACAGTGGGGATTCCCCTGGTAAGAATATATGGGCCAAAGATAAAATTTAGCAGGGGACCTGCATTGGCTTTCAACGTATTTGATTGGAAAGGAGAAAAGGTTGAGCCCGTTCTTGTACAGAAACTTGCAGATAGAAGCAACATTTCTCTAAGCTATGGATTCTTACACAACATCTGGTTCTCAGATAAGTATGCAGAAGAGAAGGAGAGAGTACTCGAGGTAAGAGGAACTGGATCAAGCAAAGTGATGGACAAGAGGGAAGAGAAAGCTGATCGCGGAATAACTGTGGTTACAGCTGCGCTTGGGTTCCTGGCCAATTTTCAAGACACCTACAAGCTTTGGGCTTTTGTTGCTCAGTTCCTAGATGCAGACTTTGTGGAGAAGGAGAGATGGAGATATACAGCTCTTAATCAGAAAACAATTGaagtttga
- the LOC132182643 gene encoding pentatricopeptide repeat-containing protein At4g38010 yields the protein MSKAMLSRKWFLLDFIHRCNDLRTFKQIHAQLLTSGVVRDELVVNRVAGFFGKFVEFSEYGCDLLKQIDCRISSFPYNLLITGYAGSDTPRAAVLAYRRIVREGFIPDMYTFPVVLKSCAKFLGIGEGRQVHGVVVKMGFLGDLFVQNSLVHFYSVCGDFAVAGRAFDDMPVRDVVSWTGLISGYVRAGLFGEAVALFSRMDVEPSKATFVSVLVACGRMAYLSLGKGIHGLILKRVGVGLVVGNAILDMYVKCECLFEAKQIFDELPERDIVSWTTIISGLVQCKRPKESLELFHKMHTSGIEPDRVILTSVLSACASLGALDYGRWINEYIDLRDIKWDAHIGTAMIDMYSKCGCVEMALQTFNRMVYKNVYTWNTLLGGLAMHGHGHDALKHFEEMIRSDTRPNEVTFLAILTACCHSGLLDEGRRYFYQMISQQNNLSPRLEHYGCMVDMLCRAGHLDEAQALIKTMPMPPDVLIWGALLSGCNASGIVELSQELLDRLLELESQDSGIYVLLSNIYATNQRWAEVTRVRRLMKEKGIKKASGSSVIEVDGKAREFLAGDTSHPQYEDVHQLLNILANKVYLEGHFSDPFLIT from the coding sequence ATGAGCAAGGCCATGCTTTCTCGGAAATGGTTTCTTTTAGATTTCATTCATAGATGCAACGATTTGAGGACCTTCAAGCAAATCCATGCGCAACTTTTAACTTCTGGTGTGGTTCGTGACGAGTTGGTTGTTAACAGAGTTGCTGGGTTCTTCGgaaaatttgttgaatttaGTGAATATGGTTGTGATCTTTTGAAGCAAATTGATTGTCGCATTAGCTCATTCCCGTATAATTTGCTGATAACTGGCTATGCTGGAAGTGACACGCCGAGGGCGGCAGTGTTGGCCTATAGGAGGATAGTGAGAGAGGGATTTATCCCTGACATGTACACTTTTCCGGTGGTTCTGAAATCTTGTGCTAAGTTTTTGGGGATTGGGGAGGGTAGACAGGTTCATGGGGTGGTTGTAAAAATGGGATTTTTAGGTGATCTATTTGTGCAAAACTCGCTTGTGCATTTCTACAGTGTTTGTGGTGATTTTGCTGTTGCTGGTAGGGCGTTTGATGACATGCCTGTGAGAGATGTGGTGTCTTGGACTGGTTTGATATCTGGGTATGTGAGAGCAGGGTTGTTTGGTGAGGCTGTAGCTTTGTTTTCGAGGATGGATGTGGAGCCAAGTAAAGCAACTTTTGTCAGTGTTCTTGTGGCTTGTGGGCGAATGGCGTATTTGAGTTTGGGGAAGGGGATTCATGGCTTGATTCTTAAGCGTGTAGGGGTGGGTTTGGTGGTAGGAAATGCTATCCTGGATATGTATGTCAAGTGTGAGTGTTTGTTTGAGGCAAAGCAAATCTTTGATGAGCTCCCTGAGAGAGATATCGTATCATGGACTACTATCATTAGTGGCTTGGTGCAATGTAAACGCCCCAAAGAGTCGTTGGAGTTGTTTCACAAAATGCACACTTCAGGCATTGAACCTGATAGGGTTATACTCACTAGCGTGCTCTCAGCTTGTGCTAGTCTTGGGGCTCTTGATTATGGCAGATGGATCAACGAGTATATTGATCTTAGGGACATTAAATGGGACGCCCATATTGGAACTGCTATGATTGACATGTATTCAAAGTGTGGCTGTGTAGAGATGGCATTACAGACCTTCAATAGGATGGTTTATAAGAATGTGTATACATGGAATACCTTACTAGGCGGTTTAGCAATGCATGGACATGGGCATGATGCACTCAAACATTTTGAAGAAATGATTAGATCTGATACGAGGCCCAATGAGGTGACATTTCTAGCCATTTTAACAGCTTGCTGCCATTCTGGCTTGCTTGATGAAGGTCGTAGGTACTTCTATCAAATGATAAGTCAACAAAATAATCTTTCTCCAAGGTTAGAACACTACGGATGCATGGTTGATATGCTGTGTCGGGCTGGACACTTGGATGAAGCGCAGGCGCTGATAAAAACTATGCCCATGCCACCTGATGTGCTGATATGGGGAGCCCTTCTTAGTGGTTGTAATGCCAGTGGAATTGTTGAACTCTCTCAGGAATTATTAGACCGCCTCCTGGAACTTGAGTCTCAAGATAGTGGGATATATGTGCTCCTATCCAACATATATGCTACTAATCAAAGATGGGCTGAAGTGACAAGGGTTCGGAGGTTGATGAAGGAGAAAGGTATAAAAAAGGCCTCTGGATCAAGTGTTATAGAGGTGGATGGTAAGGCTCGTGAATTTCTGGCTGGAGATACTAGCCACCCTCAGTATGAGGATGTTCATCAATTGTTAAACATCCTTGCAAATAAAGTCTACCTTGAAGGGCATTTTTCAGACCCATTCTTGATAACATGA
- the LOC132182608 gene encoding hydroxymethylglutaryl-CoA synthase-like encodes MASNAKNVGILAMEIYFPPTCVQQEALEAHDGVSKGKYTIGLGQDCMAFCTDVEDVISMSLTAVTSLLEKYKIDPKQIGRLEVGSETVIDKSKSIKTFLMQTFEESGNTDIEGVDSTNACYGGTAALFNCVNWVESCSWDGRYGLVVCTDSAVYAEGPARPTGGAAAIAMLIGPDAPIAFESKLRGSHMSHAYDFYKPNLASEYPVVDGKLSQTCYLMALDSCYKHFCEKYEKLEGRQFSISDAEYFVFHSPYNKLVQKSFARLYFNDFLRNSSFVDEIAREKLSPFSALSSDESYQSRDLEKAAQQVAKHVYDAKVQPTTLIPKEVGNMYTASLYAAFASLIHNKHTSLSGKRVAMFSYGSGLTATLFSFQIREGRHPFSLSNLATVMNVSGKLKSRHELPPEKFVETLKLMEHRYGGKDFVTSKDTSLLTPGTYYLTEVDSMYRRFYAKKSDDITANHTNVSICGNGPVVNSH; translated from the exons ATGGCTTCCAATGCGAAAAATGTTGGAATCCTCGCCATGGAAATCTACTTCCCTCCTACTTGTGTGCAGCAG GAGGCCCTAGAGGCTCATGATGGTGTGAGCAAAGGAAAATATACTATTGGGCTTGGACAAGATTGCATGGCATTTTGTACAGATGTGGAAGATGTCATCTCAATGAG TTTGACAGCTGTAACTTCTCTCCTTGAGAAATATAAAATTGATCCAAAACAAATTGGACGACTGGAAGTTGGCAGTGAGACTGTGATTGACAAAAGCAAGTCTATTAAAACCTTCCTGATGCAAACTTTTGAG GAATCTGGTAATACTGACATTGAAGGAGTTGATTCGACGAATGCGTGCTATGGGGGAACTGCAGCTTTATTCAATTGTGTGAATTGGGTAGAAAGTTGTTCGTGGGATGGACGCTATGGTCTTGTTGTATGCACAGACAGTGCG GTTTATGCAGAAGGGCCTGCCCGGCCTACTGGAGGAGCAGCTGCAATTGCCATGCTGATAGGGCCTGATGCTCCTattgcttttgaaagcaaattAAGAGGCAGTCATATGTCTCATGCCTATGACTTTTACAAGCCCAACCTTGCAAGTGAATACCCA GTTGTTGATGGAAAGCTGTCACAAACTTGCTATCTCATGGCACTTGATTCTTGCTACAAACATTTCTGTGAGAA GTATGAAAAATTGGAGGGCAGGCAATTTTCAATTTCTGATgctgagtattttgtgtttcatTCTCCATATAACAAG CTTGTGCAAAAAAGTTTTGCCCGGTTGTACTTTAACGACTTCTTGAGGAACTCCAG CTTTGTTGATGAGATTGCAAGAGAAAAGCTATCCCCATTCTCAGCTCTATCTTCTGATGAGAGCTATCAGAGCCGGGATCTCGAAAAG GCAGCCCAGCAAGTTGCTAAACATGTATATGATGCAAAGGTGCAACCGACCACCTTAATTCCAAAGGAAGTTGGTAACATGTACACCGCTTCTCTCTATGCAGCATTTGCATCCCTTATTCACAACAAACATACCTCACTG TCAGGTAAGCGGGTAGCCATGTTTTCATATGGGAGCGGTTTGACTGCTACATTGTTCTCATTCCAAATTCGAGAAGGTCGTCATCCTTTCAGCTTGTCAAACCTTGCAACAGTGATGAATGTTTCTGGAAAGTTGAAATCAAGGCATGAG TTGCCTCCTGAGAAATTCGTGGAAACTTTGAAGCTCATGGAGCATCGATATGGGGGAAAGGACTTTGTGACAAGCAAGGACACAAGCCTCTTAACCCCGGGCACCTACTATCTCACTGAAGTTGACTCAATGTACCGTCGATTTTATGCCAAGAAATCTGACGACATCACAGCCAACCACACCAATGTTTCTATATGTGGTAATGGTCCAGTAGTTAATTCTCATTGA
- the LOC132181980 gene encoding peroxidase 66, with the protein MAVSVCAPKVLVSCTTSFLLLLMASLSKAVLDAHYYDHTCPQAEKIILGTVYEASMHDPKVPPRILRMFFHDCFIRGCDASVLVDSTPGNQAEKDGPPNISLASFYVIDDAKTRLEMACPHTVSCADIIAIAARDVVTMTGGPYWNVLKGRKDGRVSKASETINLPAPSFNVTQLIQSFAKRGLGARDLVALSGGHSLGFSHCSSFELRLRNFSSVHDIDPTMNDELAQNLRKKCPKQNKNRNAGEFLDSTSSTFDNEYYRRLMAGKGVFGSDQALFGDYRSRWIVEAFAKDQSLFFREFAASMIKLGNVGVIEKGEVRVKCRVVN; encoded by the exons ATGGCTGTTTCTGTTTGTGCACCAAAAGTACTTGTCTCTTGCACAACAAGTTTCCTACTCCTGCTCATGGCTTCATTGTCGAAAGCTGTGCTGGATGCTCATTACTATGACCACACATGCCCACAGGCTGAGAAGATAATCTTAGGGACAGTTTACGAGGCATCCATGCATGATCCTAAGGTTCCACCTCGAATCCTTAGGATGTTCTTCCATGACTGTTTCATAAGG GGATGTGATGCGTCGGTCTTGGTGGACTCAACTCCAGGGAACCAAGCAGAGAAAGATGGCCCTCCAAATATCTCACTTGCATCATTTTACGTGATTGATGATGCCAAAACTAGGCTTGAAATGGCATGTCCTCATACAGTTTCTTGTGCTGATATAATTGCCATTGCAGCAAGAGATGTTGTAACCATG ACTGGGGGACCGTATTGGAATGTACTGAAAGGAAGGAAAGATGGAAGGGTATCAAAAGCATCAGAAACCATAAACTTGCCAGCTCCAAGCTTCAATGTAACCCAACTCATTCAAAGCTTTGCCAAGAGAGGATTAGGAGCCAGAGATTTGGTTGCTCTGTCCGGAGGCCACAGCCTCGGCTTTTCACATTGTTCTTCTTTCGAGCTCCGGCTACGTAACTTCAGCTCTGTGCATGACATTGACCCCACCATGAACGACGAGCTTGCGCAGAATCTGAGAAAGAAAtgcccaaaacaaaacaagaatcGCAATGCCGGGGAGTTCTTGGACTCGACATCATCAACTTTTGATAATGAGTATTACAGAAGGCTGATGGCAGGGAAAGGTGTTTTTGGATCGGATCAAGCACTTTTTGGTGATTATAGGAGTAGGTGGATTGTTGAAGCATTTGCAAAGGATCAAAGCTTGTTCTTTAGGGAGTTTGCGGCTTCAATGATCAAGCTAGGGAACGTTGGGGTGATTGAGAAAGGTGAAGTGAGAGTTAAATGCCGAGTGGTAAATTGA
- the LOC132182479 gene encoding uncharacterized protein LOC132182479, with protein MAEIPERKKRRMGERREADTKKPATPTKKWPLIKPKRNLQITHLKDTDLFTVQNFFTSAESKAFINAAESIGFVHQGSLGPTKGEAYRDNDRISVNDPVLAETIWESGLHKLFSDIKIRGKVAVGLNPNIRLYRYKVGQRFGRHIDEGVDLGEGKCTHYTLLIYLSGGFKPKAKNDLSSPNDSSSQPLVGGETVFYGSRNAIVAEVAPTEGMALLHIHGAKCMLHEARNVTKGVKYVFRSDVAFA; from the exons ATGGCAGAAATTCCTGAAAGGAAGAAGCGAAGAatgggagagagaagagaagcgGATACAAAGAAACCGGCGACACCAACAAAGAAGTGGCCACTCATCAAACCCAAACGAAACCTTCAGATCACTCACCTCAAAGATACGGATCTTTTTACT GTGCAGAATTTCTTCACATCTGCTGAATCAAAGGCATTTATTAACGCGGCTGAGTCTATTGGTTTTGTCCACCAAGGGAGCCTTGGTCCAACGAAAGGTGAAGCTTATAGAGATAATGATCGAATCTCTGTGAATGATCCTGTTCTTGCAGAAACAATATGGGAGTCTGGACTACACAAACTGTTTTCTGATATTAAAATCCGAGGAAAGGTTGCTGTGGGCTTAAATCCAAATATTAGGTTATACAG GTATAAGGTTGGTCAGCGCTTTGGGCGGCATATTGATGAAGGCGTTGATCTTGGAGAGGGAAAGTGCACCCATTATACTTTGTTAATTTATCTGAGTGGTGGTTTTAAACCCAAGGCCAAAAATGACCTTAGCAGCCCCAATGATTCTTCCTCACAGCCTCTAGTTGGAGGGGAGACTGTCTTTTATGGTTCGAGGAATGCTATTGTTGCTGAG GTGGCTCCTACTGAAGGGATGGCTCTCCTACACATTCATGGGGCTAAGTGTATGTTACATGAAGCACGTAATGTTACCAAGGGTGTTAAGTATGTTTTCCGTTCGGATGTTGCATTTGCCTGA